In Isosphaera pallida ATCC 43644, the sequence CCTGATCGCGCCGCTGAAGAAGGAGAAGGAGGCGATCGAGCAACCCCATCGTGCCCGTCTCCAGGCCGCCCGACGCGCAGCGCTTCGACCCGAGGAGGAAGCGATCCTCGCCCTTCCCGCCGATCAGCGTACCCCCGAACAGAACAAGCTGTTCGCCGGGATTCAAACCGCGTTGCGGGTTACCTGGGAAGAGCTTTACGAGGAAATCGCCCGCCACCCTGACGATTTCGCCCGCCGCGAAGCTCTCAAGCGACGGATCTTCGAGCTGGATCGACAGCGGCCCCGCCCGCTCTCCAAAGCGATGGTCATGATCGAACCAGGGCCGGAGGCCCCGATGACCCGCGTCTTGAAACGAGGCAACCCCAAAGCCCCAGGGGCAGTGGTTGACCCGCGTCCGCTTGGAATCGTGCTGGCCAACCAGGATGAGAACGCCTTCACACCTCCGGTCCCGGTGCGTCGTCCCGACGCGGAGGAGGGGGACGCCCCCATCGCCACCGGCCGCAAGACAGCCCTAGCGGCCTGGATCGCTTCGCCTCACAATCCGCTCACGGCCCGCGTGATGGTCAACCGACTGTGGCAACACCACTTCGGGCGGGGAATCGTCGCCACCCCCGGCGACTTCGGCGTGCAGGGCGAACCCCCTACCCACCCTGAACTGCTCGACTGGCTGGCCGCCGAGTTCATCCGCCAAGGCTGGTCGCTCAAAACCATGCACCGTTTGATGATCCTGTCGGCCACTTACGCCCAGGATTCCGCCGACCGCCCTGACGATCCCCACCACCAGGCCGCGCGGGAACTCGACCCGGACAATCATCTCCTTTGGCGAATGAACCGTCGCCGTCTCGACGCCGAGGCGATCCGCGACGCCACCCTCGCCGTCTCCGGCAGCCTGAGCCTCATCGCGGGTGGTCCCGGCGTCCTCGCGCCTTTGGAGCCGGAAATTGAAGACTTGATCTTCACCGAACATGAAGAGGTCGATCTTTGGCCCGAAGCCACCGACCCCGCCCAGGTCAACCGCCGCTCGATCTACTTGTTTCGCAAGCGCAACGTGCGTTATCCCCTCTTTGATGCCTTTGACGCCCCCGACACCCAAAGCGTCTGCGCCGTTAGAGCCGACAGCACCCACGCCCTCCAGGCGCTGACCCTGCTCAACAGTGCCTTCGCGCTGGATCAAGCCCGCGCTCTGGCCGGTCGTCTGCTTCGGGAACGCCCCGGCGTGGGAGCCGACGCCGATCACGCCCGAATCGATCTAGCCGCCCGCTTGCTGTACGCGCGACCCGCTACCCCGCGCGAGCATGAGTTGATTCGAACCTTCCTCGATCGTCAAACCGCCGCGCTGGAAACCCGCGACCCGGCCACGTTGGAACGCCCCGACCACCTCCCGCCCGGCCTGACTGCCGCCCGCGCGGCGGCTTGGGTCGATCTAGCCCGCGCTTGGCTCAACTCCAACGAGTTTCTGTACGTCCGCTAATCGCGTTCAACGTCAACGACTCGATCATCCCTTCTCATCGCAACACCATCCCATCCCGGAAACCCCACGTGGGAGTCGATCGTCATGGGTACGTCACGTCCGCGTTGCCCCGGTCCCGTTGGGCCGATCCCCTCCGCAACGACCTCCCGGCGCGACTTCCTGCGCCGGGCTGGCGGTGGTTTGGGGTTGCTGGCGTTAGCCGATTTGATGGCCCGCGAGGGTCGTTTGACCTTTGGAGCCGAGGAGCGCTCATCACGAGGCGACCAATGCCTCGCGGCTAAACCGCCCCACTTCCCGGCCAAGGCCAAGCGTTGCATTTTCCTGTTCATGGTCGGCGGCCCCTCGCAGATTGATCTGTTCGACCCCAAACCGGTTCTCAATAAGCTGGACGGCCAGCCACTGCCGCCTTCGGCAAAATCCACAGCCAGTTCCTACCAGTCCGCTTTGCTTGGGGAGCCGCCGCCGCTTTGTGAGGTGCGGCGAGTCGGGCATGCCGATGTCCGACCTCGTGCCCCACCTGCACAAGCACGCCGACGACATCGCGCTGATTCGCTCCTGCGTGGCCGACAGCGTGGTTCACGCCCCTGCGCTTTATCAGATGAACAGCGGCCGAACCTCGATGGGCTGGCCTAGCCTAGGCAGTTGGCTGACCTACGGCCTAGGTAGCGAGAACGCCAACCTGCCGGGCTTTGTGGTCATGGCCCAACCCCAAGGCACTCCCGAGGGCGGCGCGCCGTGCTGGGGGGCGGGCTTTTTGCCCGCATCGCATCAGGGCACCTTGTTCCGCGCCGGTCCTAACCCGATCGTCAACCTCAAACCCGCCCGACCTACGATCAACGAAGACCAGCAACGCGCTACCCTCGACCTCTTGGGCGACCTCAACCGCGCCTCGCCGTGGTATCACCCCGAGGACGACCCCCTGGAAGCCCGCATCGCCTCCTACGAATTGGCCCACCGTATGCAGTCCGCTGCGCCCGAGGCGATCGACCTATCGAACGAGTCGCCCGAAACCCGCGCGCTTTACGGCCTGGACCATCCCCAAACCGCCGAGTTCGGCGCGCGGTGCCTCATCGCCCGGCGTCTGGTCGAGCGCGGGGTCCGGTTCGTCCAACTCTACTCCGGCGGCGGACCGGTCGCCTGGCAATGGGACGCGCACCACGACGTGGACGCCAACCACGAGAAAATGTGCGGACTCACCGATCAACCAATCGCCGCGCTTCTGACCGATCTCAAGCGACGCGGACTGCTAGAGGAAACCCTGGTCATCTGGGGTGGCGAGTTCGGCCGAACTCCGGTCGCCGAAGGCGGCGGCCGAGGACGCGACCACAACAATGAAGGCTTCAGCATGTGGATGGCCGGAGGGGGAGTCAAGGGGGGCACAATTCTGGGGGCCACTGACGAGATCGGCTTCCGTGCCATCGAGGACCGCGCCCACGTCAACGATCTTCACGCCACCATCCTTCACCTGATGGGGCTGGACCACCTGCGCCTCACGTTCCACCACCACGGACGCGACGAGCGGCTCACCGATGTGGGTGGCCGCGTTTTGCACCCAATTCTCGCCTGAACGGTTTCCAACTAACTTATCCGGCCGGAAACCGACGGGCCGGCCTTTTTGGCTTGGTCAGGTGGTTTGGGGTTGAACCTGAGAGCGAACCGGAAGGTTGGTCATGTGGTAAACTTGTGAAGACCCACCGACCAAGCCAGTGAGAAGGTCGGCGGAAAGGATCGGTTGTTGCTCCACTGCGCTAATCACCATGTGCGACGCTCAAACCGAGGGGGCCCGACGTGAGACCGCAAACCTTGGCCGCCGTGTCCCGTCGCAACATCGACCCGCTCGACCGTCTGCTAGATGAAGCCGAAGGTTACCTCATTCTAGGGTTACCCGCGGCTTCGGCCCGGTTGCTCGAATCGCGCCCCCACTGGACCGCTCGGCGCGCCCGGTGGGCGTTCCTCAAAGGATGGACGCTCAAGCGTCAGGGTGATCTCCGCGCCGCGGTCAGTCTACTGGAGGAGGCCCTTCGGCTCGATCCTGGACAATTCGAGGCCGGCCTGATGCTGGCGTGGTGCCACCGCCGCACCCATCGGCTCGCTCAGGCCATCGACGACCTGGAGTCGCTCAAACCGATCGCTCCGACCTCAGCGCGGCTGCGCTACAACCTAGCCTGCTACTGGAGCCTGGCCTGCTGCCCCCGCAAGGCGGTGGTCGAACTGGAAACCGCTTTGATGCTTCGGCCCCATTGGATCGCCCGCGCCTTGCGCGAACCGGACTTCGACCCGATTCGCAACGATCCGCACTTCCTTCGAATCATCCCGTTCGCTCCGCCCACGTTGGCCACCGAGCCCGCCGCCAACTCCAACGGCCCCTTGCACGTCAACCTCAAGTCCAACGCCTCGGGAACCGATCACTAAGCGGGGAGGGCCGAACCGGTCGCGTGTGTCGCTGCGACACGGTTCGGTCATTTCCGTTTCGAACCGATCCGGGTCCAGGAGGGACGAAGGATGGGGCCTCATTCACGTCACATGACCTCCTCATCCGTGGTGGCGTCCTCGGATCAACCCACCAAGATGAGTGGACGGAGCCCGCGATCCGCGCGTGGTCGGCGAGGTCGATCTCGATCGCGTGGGGGTCTAATCGCGTCCACCCTGGCGGCGGCGTTGCTGCCGGTTGCGCTGATGGTCGCTCAGCCGACTCTCATGTTCGAGCGCGGGTGGGTCCAGTTCGCCGGCGTGGTCGTCTATTGGTTCGGCCTGGCGCTGCTGGGCCGCATCCTCTGGCGTCTGCACGTCGAAGAGGTCGGGTTCCAACGAGCCGACGCCTGGGAACGAGCCGCCGATCTTGGCGAGATCGCCCGCTCCATCCCACCCGACGACCCTAGCGAGCTAGCGCGACGGCTCCGCCAACTCGCGTTCACCCACTTGGTCATCTCATCGCCACCGCACCCGCGACCAAACGCTCCCGAGGCATCGTCATCCGATCGGATCGGAATTGCTGGCGTCCTTCCGTTGAACAGCCCTTGCGTTGAGCCCGCTCCCCGCCACGCCCCCCCCCTCACCCGCCCCTCACTGGGCCAACTCATCGAACTCAACCGCGAAGCATCCGCGCTCGATCAGGAGCGAGCCGCGGGCCGCTTCGCTTTGCCCCGCTATGCTCTCTACCTGCTACCGGTCATCGGCTTCATCGGCACGGTTGAGGGGATCTCGATCGCGCTGTTCCGCATGTCGCAAGTGCTGCCCACCG encodes:
- a CDS encoding DUF1549 and DUF1553 domain-containing protein — its product is MTSTWKVVFPGALALTLWISAGVSRSWAETPPDNPAEIPVAPLETFRSDQKSHWAYQPVQPVEPPEVEGIEWVRNPIDRFILEALETVELRPSPPIDRAGWLRRVSFDLIGLPPTVEELDAFLNDPRPDHDAQTAVVDRLLASPRYGERWAQHWLDLAHYADSNGFELDAERPDAWRYRDWLIRALNDDVPYDRFLMLQIAGDELAPGDLDALIATGFLRCGPREVVAGNIDPEEKRQSELTEVVGTVGSVMLGLTLGCARCHDHKFDAIPTTDYYRMQAFFAGARFIEKPIADETEQAEFKRINAEIDALIAPLKKEKEAIEQPHRARLQAARRAALRPEEEAILALPADQRTPEQNKLFAGIQTALRVTWEELYEEIARHPDDFARREALKRRIFELDRQRPRPLSKAMVMIEPGPEAPMTRVLKRGNPKAPGAVVDPRPLGIVLANQDENAFTPPVPVRRPDAEEGDAPIATGRKTALAAWIASPHNPLTARVMVNRLWQHHFGRGIVATPGDFGVQGEPPTHPELLDWLAAEFIRQGWSLKTMHRLMILSATYAQDSADRPDDPHHQAARELDPDNHLLWRMNRRRLDAEAIRDATLAVSGSLSLIAGGPGVLAPLEPEIEDLIFTEHEEVDLWPEATDPAQVNRRSIYLFRKRNVRYPLFDAFDAPDTQSVCAVRADSTHALQALTLLNSAFALDQARALAGRLLRERPGVGADADHARIDLAARLLYARPATPREHELIRTFLDRQTAALETRDPATLERPDHLPPGLTAARAAAWVDLARAWLNSNEFLYVR
- a CDS encoding DUF1501 domain-containing protein; amino-acid sequence: MPMSDLVPHLHKHADDIALIRSCVADSVVHAPALYQMNSGRTSMGWPSLGSWLTYGLGSENANLPGFVVMAQPQGTPEGGAPCWGAGFLPASHQGTLFRAGPNPIVNLKPARPTINEDQQRATLDLLGDLNRASPWYHPEDDPLEARIASYELAHRMQSAAPEAIDLSNESPETRALYGLDHPQTAEFGARCLIARRLVERGVRFVQLYSGGGPVAWQWDAHHDVDANHEKMCGLTDQPIAALLTDLKRRGLLEETLVIWGGEFGRTPVAEGGGRGRDHNNEGFSMWMAGGGVKGGTILGATDEIGFRAIEDRAHVNDLHATILHLMGLDHLRLTFHHHGRDERLTDVGGRVLHPILA
- a CDS encoding TPR end-of-group domain-containing protein, whose protein sequence is MRPQTLAAVSRRNIDPLDRLLDEAEGYLILGLPAASARLLESRPHWTARRARWAFLKGWTLKRQGDLRAAVSLLEEALRLDPGQFEAGLMLAWCHRRTHRLAQAIDDLESLKPIAPTSARLRYNLACYWSLACCPRKAVVELETALMLRPHWIARALREPDFDPIRNDPHFLRIIPFAPPTLATEPAANSNGPLHVNLKSNASGTDH